A single region of the Acidithiobacillus acidisediminis genome encodes:
- the ltrA gene encoding group II intron reverse transcriptase/maturase: MSNGTASDPQRKLAAAMPPDEPVAGSDGPPESIPPRALLAQVLDRANLQRALKQVRRNQGAPGIDGMTVDELPEYLKHHWVDIPKGDGKTRPLGIPTVLDRFIQQAIAQVLSAQWEPHFHPHSYGFRPNRSAHQAIRHVQATIRQGYGWVVDMDLQSFFDRVNHDRLMARLKTRTQDADVLRLINRFLKAGVVVDGKIEATSTGVPQGGPLSPLLANVVLDELDWELDRCGHRFARYADDCNILVRSKRAGERVMASVTRWVSDSLRLTVNPLKSAVDRPWKRKFLGFTVSRNDKKLKVADKALDKLKDRVRELTRRTRGNRIEVIAAELRESLLGWKAYFGIAEVLSPLRDIDKWIRRKLRCYLWKQWGPAGYRELRKRGVTVREAWNTSKSAHGPWRLSKTPALALALPLRYFETLGVPSLAAR; encoded by the coding sequence ATGAGCAACGGGACCGCATCAGACCCCCAGCGCAAGCTGGCGGCGGCCATGCCGCCGGATGAACCCGTGGCTGGATCGGATGGACCACCCGAGTCGATTCCTCCCCGCGCGTTGCTGGCCCAAGTGTTGGACCGGGCCAATCTGCAACGCGCCTTGAAGCAAGTGCGCCGGAACCAAGGCGCGCCGGGCATCGACGGCATGACGGTCGATGAATTACCGGAATACCTCAAGCACCACTGGGTGGACATCCCCAAGGGCGACGGCAAGACGCGCCCCCTTGGCATCCCCACGGTGCTCGACCGCTTTATCCAGCAAGCCATCGCGCAAGTGCTGTCCGCGCAATGGGAACCCCACTTCCACCCGCACAGCTACGGCTTCCGCCCCAACCGCTCGGCGCACCAGGCGATCCGCCATGTGCAAGCCACGATTCGGCAAGGCTACGGCTGGGTGGTCGACATGGACCTGCAAAGCTTCTTTGATCGGGTCAACCACGACCGGCTCATGGCGCGGCTCAAAACCCGCACCCAGGACGCCGACGTGCTACGCCTGATCAACCGCTTCCTGAAAGCGGGCGTCGTGGTGGACGGCAAGATCGAAGCCACGTCGACCGGGGTGCCGCAAGGCGGCCCGTTATCGCCCCTGCTGGCCAATGTGGTGCTGGACGAACTGGATTGGGAACTGGACCGGTGCGGCCACCGCTTCGCCCGCTATGCCGACGACTGCAACATCCTGGTCAGAAGCAAACGCGCGGGCGAGCGGGTGATGGCGAGCGTGACACGCTGGGTAAGTGACTCACTGAGGCTCACAGTGAATCCGCTGAAAAGCGCGGTGGACCGACCCTGGAAGCGCAAGTTTCTGGGCTTCACGGTCAGCCGCAACGACAAGAAGCTGAAGGTGGCCGACAAGGCCCTCGACAAGCTGAAAGATCGGGTGCGGGAACTGACCCGTCGTACACGAGGCAACCGCATAGAAGTGATCGCGGCGGAGCTGAGAGAAAGCCTGCTTGGTTGGAAAGCGTATTTCGGCATTGCCGAGGTACTGAGCCCTCTGCGCGACATCGACAAGTGGATACGACGCAAGTTACGCTGCTACCTCTGGAAACAATGGGGGCCGGCGGGCTACAGGGAACTACGCAAGCGCGGGGTAACGGTGCGCGAAGCGTGGAACACCAGCAAGTCGGCGCATGGGCCGTGGCGATTGTCGAAGACACCCGCCTTGGCTCTGGCGTTACCCCTGCGCTACTTTGAGACCCTGGGAGTACCGAGCCTTGCAGCACGGTAA
- a CDS encoding Shedu anti-phage system protein SduA domain-containing protein, translating to MPLSNIANLVAQGASERELQAELKRDLSILGAACAHPAIKREYIAFSEFPIAHGNVDFVVFTDRSRMDVILIEVKGANFNYLNADGAVAADINYAAQQIRERFYQIQSNYEPFRREVHIIRKAVESGTQKYNSVLGPNGYLHVDPEKDIDVRGIVIGGRTRSDPDESRARHQLEMATPRVMFESWDSWLRKHVPAP from the coding sequence TTGCCGCTATCGAATATTGCAAATCTTGTCGCTCAGGGTGCATCTGAGCGAGAGCTCCAAGCAGAACTTAAGCGCGACCTCTCGATACTCGGGGCAGCATGCGCACATCCGGCGATAAAGCGCGAGTACATAGCTTTCTCCGAATTTCCAATTGCTCATGGCAACGTTGATTTCGTCGTCTTTACTGACCGCTCGCGCATGGATGTCATACTCATAGAAGTGAAAGGTGCCAATTTCAACTACCTGAACGCCGATGGTGCTGTTGCCGCAGATATCAACTATGCCGCACAGCAAATTCGAGAACGCTTCTATCAAATCCAGTCGAACTACGAACCCTTCCGCAGGGAGGTGCATATAATTCGTAAAGCTGTTGAGAGTGGCACCCAAAAATACAACTCCGTTTTGGGGCCAAATGGCTATCTCCATGTAGACCCGGAAAAGGACATTGATGTTCGCGGTATCGTTATCGGTGGGCGCACAAGGAGTGACCCCGACGAAAGCCGCGCAAGGCATCAACTAGAAATGGCGACACCTAGGGTTATGTTTGAGTCTTGGGACAGTTGGCTGCGCAAGCATGTTCCCGCTCCATAA
- a CDS encoding HlyD family efflux transporter periplasmic adaptor subunit, producing the protein MSRVQKLAILALILLLLGGLWLLWWVLVGSQRIESNDAYVTGNIVPVPAQVDGTVRRVFVQNTQYVHAGELLAALQGDRSTLAMQAKAAALGWTVRQLRQEFAQVPVVQHRIQAQQATLHKLQDNLQRYLQAQASGSVAAIQISDTQQDILSVKARIATLQARLRAARALVAKTELANNPQVQAAATAFELSYVQWLRRDIRAPISGYIAQRAVQAGQMVQGGERLFSIVPLQPLWVVANIKETEMAQVRPGDPVTLHSYYYGGSVRYHGRVEGLLPGAGSAFSILPPENATGNYIHIVERVPVRISLPAKELERHPLRPGLSMVVQIQIHGHSGRSVLQPLTRTPAKGYETTLYQQELQQARQAAQRIIAQNAGEGKT; encoded by the coding sequence ATGAGCCGCGTTCAGAAGCTGGCCATCCTGGCCCTGATATTGCTGCTGTTGGGCGGCCTTTGGCTCTTGTGGTGGGTGCTGGTGGGCAGCCAGCGGATAGAGAGCAACGATGCCTACGTCACCGGCAACATCGTCCCCGTTCCGGCCCAGGTTGATGGCACCGTGCGGCGGGTCTTTGTGCAGAACACTCAGTATGTCCACGCCGGAGAGCTCCTGGCAGCCCTGCAGGGGGATCGTAGCACTCTCGCTATGCAGGCCAAGGCGGCGGCCCTGGGCTGGACGGTTCGCCAACTCCGCCAGGAGTTTGCCCAAGTACCAGTGGTGCAACACCGCATCCAAGCACAGCAAGCAACCCTGCACAAGCTGCAGGACAACCTGCAACGCTATCTTCAGGCCCAGGCGAGCGGCTCGGTGGCTGCCATCCAGATCAGCGATACTCAACAGGACATCCTCAGCGTCAAGGCACGAATTGCTACCCTCCAGGCCCGCTTGCGCGCCGCCCGTGCCTTGGTGGCCAAGACGGAGCTCGCCAACAACCCGCAGGTGCAGGCGGCCGCCACCGCCTTTGAGCTGAGTTACGTCCAGTGGCTGCGACGCGACATCCGTGCCCCCATCAGCGGCTATATCGCCCAGCGCGCGGTACAGGCCGGACAGATGGTGCAGGGCGGGGAACGCCTGTTTTCCATCGTCCCCCTTCAACCCCTTTGGGTGGTCGCCAATATCAAGGAAACGGAGATGGCCCAGGTGCGGCCAGGCGATCCCGTGACCCTGCACAGCTACTATTACGGCGGCAGCGTGCGCTACCATGGCAGGGTAGAAGGCCTGTTGCCCGGTGCGGGCAGTGCCTTTTCCATCCTGCCCCCGGAGAATGCCACAGGGAATTACATCCACATTGTCGAGCGGGTGCCGGTACGCATCTCGCTGCCGGCCAAGGAATTGGAAAGGCACCCTCTGCGCCCCGGCCTATCCATGGTGGTACAGATCCAGATTCATGGGCATTCTGGGCGCAGTGTTCTACAGCCCCTGACCCGCACGCCGGCCAAAGGATACGAAACGACACTGTACCAACAGGAATTGCAGCAGGCGCGACAGGCCGCGCAGAGGATCATTGCGCAGAATGCGGGAGAAGGAAAAACATGA
- a CDS encoding Crp/Fnr family transcriptional regulator, with product MSSEVQEEDQQRLRQTPIFAAWPPPLLQELLAQSHQRVLSDGNILFTEGAKADAFYLLLSGGIHLIAAAASGDEKIIEIMQPGDLFAEAVAFLGGRYPVTAQAQSATCVLEIPLALFVQQMEARPQLMRQMLARLSMRLHFLVKELRQLSVENAEQRVVHYLLELTPEGQGRVQIELPAKKSAIATRLGLTPETLSRVLRKLQNKGLIRVQQRQLEIPDLQALQRALLTV from the coding sequence ATGAGCTCAGAAGTTCAGGAAGAGGATCAGCAACGGCTCCGGCAAACCCCCATCTTTGCCGCATGGCCGCCGCCCTTGTTACAGGAGCTTTTGGCCCAGAGCCATCAGCGGGTTTTGTCGGACGGAAATATCCTCTTTACCGAAGGCGCAAAGGCAGATGCATTTTATTTGCTCCTCTCGGGCGGCATTCACCTCATTGCCGCTGCCGCCAGTGGTGACGAAAAAATCATCGAAATCATGCAGCCCGGCGATTTATTTGCCGAGGCCGTCGCCTTCCTGGGTGGGCGCTATCCGGTCACGGCGCAAGCGCAAAGCGCTACTTGCGTGCTGGAAATCCCTTTGGCGCTTTTCGTGCAACAAATGGAAGCCAGGCCACAATTGATGCGCCAGATGTTGGCCCGCCTGAGTATGCGCCTGCATTTTCTGGTCAAGGAATTGCGCCAATTGAGTGTCGAAAATGCCGAGCAGCGCGTCGTACATTACCTACTGGAACTGACCCCCGAAGGGCAGGGCAGGGTGCAGATCGAACTCCCCGCCAAGAAGTCCGCCATCGCCACCCGCCTCGGCCTGACCCCCGAAACCCTCTCGCGGGTCTTGCGCAAGCTGCAGAACAAAGGGCTAATCCGCGTACAGCAACGCCAGCTGGAAATCCCTGACCTGCAGGCCCTGCAGCGCGCGCTATTGACGGTTTGA
- a CDS encoding MFS transporter, with the protein MGQSAPEVARQWSRHGSANRFLAANLSIGLGHFLVLFNGGAYLPMIPKIAGSLGCNPGYADWTQDFYFLGLGLAFPLAPWMRSRLGDKDGLLLAFALFAGASMVNAISTDYACFLLARIVAALAGGLTIPLSLSLLLSHYHESSKSRGLFLWGWASITPFAFGPFLGGLLADTWGWRWLFMLNIPLAVLVFLGIWAWEDAGHNRGKYDMDWLGYGFLVAALGCAVMLGNFWDVDGWWDTPRSQWLVVGLVTSLSALFLWAWPHPQPVTDLRLLRQRNFALAALGILLTGFFFQGLLAALVVLYQLQFGFSAYRLGLLLLPMAIFAPLSAAFSHWYLRRHDPRWLGLIAMALLSIAAFWMSSWDLPVSPDTLHGPPLLVGLALGAVFGVWARIGLLGLRIAEEQRAASLLNLLRSSGQALGIPAIAVFWERRSDLHRHFLIADPSQQALAWDASLRALSARLTPAGAQDYLSGQVALHASSLAFNEIFYVGGWAFLGLAILVLFTHPAPASAELMAEHLAVAEMVEP; encoded by the coding sequence ATGGGCCAGTCTGCACCTGAAGTCGCGCGGCAGTGGAGTCGTCACGGTAGCGCCAACCGCTTTCTGGCTGCCAATCTTAGCATCGGCCTGGGTCATTTCCTGGTGCTTTTCAATGGCGGGGCCTATCTGCCGATGATCCCCAAGATCGCCGGCAGCCTCGGCTGCAATCCTGGCTACGCGGATTGGACTCAGGACTTTTATTTCCTCGGTTTGGGTCTGGCCTTCCCCCTCGCTCCCTGGATGCGCAGTCGCTTGGGAGATAAAGACGGTTTGCTGCTGGCCTTTGCACTCTTTGCAGGCGCTTCTATGGTGAATGCGATCAGCACGGACTACGCGTGTTTCCTGTTGGCCCGTATTGTCGCTGCCCTGGCGGGTGGTTTGACCATCCCCTTATCCCTCAGCTTGCTGCTGTCTCACTATCACGAATCGAGCAAAAGCCGCGGTCTCTTCCTCTGGGGCTGGGCGTCCATCACGCCTTTTGCCTTTGGACCATTTCTGGGCGGACTCCTGGCGGATACCTGGGGTTGGCGTTGGCTATTTATGCTCAACATACCCCTCGCAGTGCTGGTATTCCTGGGCATCTGGGCCTGGGAAGACGCAGGTCATAATCGCGGAAAGTATGACATGGATTGGCTCGGCTATGGCTTTCTCGTCGCCGCCTTGGGATGCGCCGTGATGCTGGGAAACTTTTGGGACGTCGACGGGTGGTGGGATACCCCACGCAGCCAGTGGCTGGTCGTAGGCTTGGTGACTTCTCTGTCGGCACTGTTTCTCTGGGCCTGGCCCCATCCTCAGCCGGTCACGGATTTACGCCTGCTGCGCCAGCGGAACTTTGCCCTCGCCGCCCTGGGTATCCTACTCACAGGATTTTTCTTTCAAGGCCTGCTGGCCGCCTTGGTTGTGCTGTACCAATTGCAATTTGGCTTCAGCGCCTATCGGCTTGGGCTGCTTTTGCTCCCCATGGCCATTTTCGCCCCGCTGAGCGCGGCCTTCAGTCACTGGTACCTGCGCCGTCATGATCCGCGCTGGCTGGGCCTGATAGCCATGGCCTTGCTGAGCATCGCCGCCTTTTGGATGTCCTCTTGGGACTTGCCGGTTTCACCGGACACCCTGCACGGGCCGCCACTCCTGGTCGGGCTTGCCCTCGGCGCGGTCTTTGGCGTTTGGGCACGTATCGGGCTGCTGGGTTTGAGGATAGCTGAAGAACAGCGAGCAGCATCGCTGCTGAATCTGTTGCGTAGCAGCGGGCAGGCCCTGGGGATTCCCGCTATCGCCGTGTTTTGGGAACGGCGCAGCGACTTGCATCGGCATTTTCTGATTGCCGATCCCAGCCAACAAGCCCTGGCCTGGGATGCCAGCCTCCGTGCCTTGTCTGCTCGATTGACGCCAGCTGGTGCCCAGGACTATTTGTCCGGGCAGGTGGCGTTACATGCCAGCAGTCTGGCCTTCAACGAGATCTTTTATGTGGGGGGGTGGGCCTTTCTGGGGCTCGCGATACTGGTGCTGTTCACCCACCCCGCTCCAGCATCGGCGGAACTCATGGCGGAACATTTGGCCGTTGCGGAAATGGTGGAGCCATGA